From the Deltaproteobacteria bacterium genome, the window GCAGCCGCGCGCCCTCCGTCGAGAAGCGCCTGGTAGAAGAGCGCGAGGTCGGCCGCGGTCATGGTTCCACCGCCGCCGGGAATTCCCGCGACGCGGAAATCGGCGCGGTTGAAAGCCATGATCGCCTCTTCAGTCACCTCGGTGACGGGCGGGCTCACGAGGCCGAGAGCGCGGTAGTCCTCGTCGGAGAGCGCCGTGCCGATGTGCTCGCAGTCCGCGAGCCGGCCGTGCAGGTCGCGCGGAAGCCCCACCCGGAGATCGGCCAGCCCCAGCGGCTCCGAGATCTGCTTGCGCACGAAGTCGCCGTAGCTTTCGCCCGAGAGGCGCTCGATCAGCTCGGCGATCACGTACATCGACGACGACGGGTGGTACTCGAAGCGCTCGCCGGGTTTCCAGTTGAGCCGCCAGCTGGCGAAGCGCTCCAGGCGCTTGTCGCGGTCGAGAAACTGGCTGGGCACGAAGGGCGCCTGTGGGAATCCCGCGGTGTGGGTGAAGAGCTGCTCGACCGTGACCTCGTGCTTTCCGTTCTCGCCGAACTCCGGAATCAGGTCCGCGACGCGCGCCGCGACGTCGAGCGCGCCGTCCTGGATCAGAAGCCACGCCGCCGCCGACGTGATCGCCTTCGTCGACGAGAACACGCAGTAGAGCGTCGCGTCCGTCGCGGGCGCCTCGGCGCCGTGGTGGAGCACGCGGCCGAAGCTTCGCATCGCGGCGATCTTGCCGTTCCGCGCGATCGCGATCTGCGCGGACGGCAGCACGCCCTCGCGAACCTCCTTTCCGGCGCGCTCCAGCAGCGCGTCGACGAGCGCCGAGTCGAGGCCCACGGATTCCGGTGTAGGTGCGAGGTGCCTTGGATCGATCATCGCGCGAAGAATATCACCCGGCGCGCTCGTCCGGGTCCTCGCCGCGCTTGATCTGGAACGAGAGCCCTGCGCGTTCGACGCCACCCTCGGCGTGCGCGAGCGCGGAAGCGCCGAACCGCTCGCGGATCGCGTCGAGCGTGCGGTTCAGCCGATCGC encodes:
- a CDS encoding beta-lactamase family protein, whose product is MIDPRHLAPTPESVGLDSALVDALLERAGKEVREGVLPSAQIAIARNGKIAAMRSFGRVLHHGAEAPATDATLYCVFSSTKAITSAAAWLLIQDGALDVAARVADLIPEFGENGKHEVTVEQLFTHTAGFPQAPFVPSQFLDRDKRLERFASWRLNWKPGERFEYHPSSSMYVIAELIERLSGESYGDFVRKQISEPLGLADLRVGLPRDLHGRLADCEHIGTALSDEDYRALGLVSPPVTEVTEEAIMAFNRADFRVAGIPGGGGTMTAADLALFYQALLDGGRAAAGREIWKPETLAMAREIRSGALRDPVLGKAANRALGLIIAGDSDRSFRGFGHTNSELAFGHGGAGGQIGWADPASGISIGYCTSGHDRNAIRQARRGVGISSRAAGCGSKAS